ctaagggacattataactcttctccaagacatcattaagttaccattaactcggtactcgtaaatctttctcaatacataacgtataccttgccttttttggcaaactttcttctcttacttcgaatgtctttgaaatctcaattaggatcatcaaatgctatttcttacttatcgaaacatcgtgtACTTCattcccttcgttagtctattcactgtgcatgaacggaaatttgtcaaggtgtaacagaaacactattaatggagattgtggagctttatgccaactaagtgtttgataaaatgcctagatgatcaaagcatggatattattgctaatatagattccctttgacttgtattcatatagatcaaagttgaaagggttgacgaacgttgtattacgcttaaaggctggaattaaggtatgtgaggctaactatctacgttagggaatattcatgattctccctatgcctcattcttcatacttgtcagtaatttgactcaaaatacagtttagccctagtttcatgatatgttgtagaactgttatcttctagggttgcagttacagaattcattcatggttgtcaatttgaagatcatgaactcagcacgtaatctttatagacttatgtattgttaccacatgagtcttagtctagaaattcagtatgctaaaaaacagtcagtgttttcaattcagtccagcatgtctatttcagttcagcattgttcagtGTTATTATGGTCTCAGtctttattaattaaccataattaaacatatgtgattttgcccaaggGCACAACACAGCCTTgcgtatacgtatacatggccgaggccattgactgacgcactactaggccgaggccatagcgtgcatttattattgggccaaggccccacatatacaaacacagataatacagatgattcagatacagagcaggaagtattcatatctctacttccttgctattgcAGTTACaattacagttatcagtttcagtttcagtttcagtactttattgcttcagttgctttacataccagtacaattcaaatgtcttGATGTCccttttttattgcttgggggcctgcatcgcgacgatatacaggttgacgactcagctatttaggagtgcacgtatcagctactggtgagccccaaattccttcggggcgttgtcagctatccagttatttcagtttatagacatctctattattcagtattcttagaggcttcatagacacagtccagacattcagatatttattatgttagtctTGTTGGTAGttattcagttgttttggtttagccatgttggctacgttcagatatttcagattgtctaagtatttccgcattatgatttcagtcagacctttggTATATCAGCAtatgtttagttgtttccacattcagttatgttttgatattacatgttgattcagccagccagttggttcgctcggtcacatgcagtcaggcaccgggtgccgtgttacgtccaggcccaggttcggggcgtgacataaagaccaccaatttgaagggaaaaaattaaagaccaccccaaatgaaggacaatccgcgcaaaaaaagaagaagatattatTGGACCTAAAGAAGTGGGCTTTTTTTGCACGAATTTCCTTCAaaggtgctggtctttaatttttttccctcaaattgttggtctttaatttttgtccctcaaattgttggtctttaagttttgtcatTCGCTTAagaaagtggccgaaaatattaAGGCAATTTGCAGGAATGACCTTCgctaggggtggtctttaatttttgccctttgcttaATACCCCGAGGTATCATATTCGAACCCAGGCTCaggcaaaaataaaaataaaaatcgcaaggcataagttgggattcgcaaGACATAAGTGTTGAAAAACATCCTTCCACTAAGACAAATCATTATAAGAACTATCAACATAATCCTATCAGTATAGGTTGACAAATTGTAGATAGAGTTAAAACGATAGAATCTGATTCAAGAAGTTAACTTGGTATACCTCACTTCAATATCTTTGTTGCAATGCTTGGAAACCCGCAAAGGAACAAAAAAGAATTACAATTCACTTTGTTCAACACTTCTCAACTATTGACTGTTTGACTCTTAGTTTTGACAAAATATTACTCTAACTTATCTGAGACTCGAAGAAAGAGAATACAAaaggagtatatatatatatatatatatatatatatatatataagaatgttAGTCGACATAATGTAAGAAGGCAAACAAcatcttttgatttcttttatttgaaaaaggttaaagagaataaaataatataaattcatggaaatatcataCTTTTTATCATAAATAATCAATTCATCTTTAAGAAGAAATAACACATAACTTGTTCATGGTAAAGTTGGAGCCCCCAAAGGCAATTGCCTTACTTGCCTAGCCATTGAGCTTGTCATGCCTAAGCTGGCAAGTACGCCCTCTAATTTTATGTGTGCACAAGTAAACACATCAACTTGTCTTCACTCTATCAGTTGAACACTCTAACTTACAAAATGGTCATCTAGACATCTCTAAAATTTATATGTCACGTCAGTGTCACATTAGCATTTGTATTTATATATTTAACTTTATACAAGTTAAGATGCCTATTTATGTATACCGAAAATTGAAGGATATATTTACCTGCATAACTCTCACCGGTGACCAAATGATCCCTTAGTAATGTACTTTGATATAGCTGTGGGGGTGGGGCCTAGGTGGGATGGATTATCCACCCAGTACATATAAGCTGCTATCCTAGTTTTGAACGAAATTTCCCTTTAGTAAGTATTAAAACCCTACACCCCAATTCACCTCAATTCCCCTTCAATCTGACCACCATGTCTGAATCATCACAAGACCAACAAGGTGTTGATTATTCTGCACTATCACCAAGGTACTCTCCCTCTTCTGTCTCTCCCTATTGGATTTCTGATCAATCCAATGAACAAGAATACTACTACGATTCAAAACGCCGTCGTAAAACCGAAAACCCAGATCGAATTAGCGCTTTACCTGATTCCTTAATCCTTCAAATCCTTTCTTTTTTACGTATGAAAGAAGTTATACGTACTGGAATTTTATCAAAAAGATGGCACCTTTTATGGACTTCAGCACATACCCTAGTTTTCAGGTATTCAGGTCAATCTAATCATGGGGTTACTCAATTTGTAACGTTTATTGATGATACTTTGCTTCAATGCCAGCCTAGTAAATTGAACAAATTTTCAGTTGATTTTCATTATAACACGCGTTTTGTTAGGCATGTTAATAAATGGATGGTTTTTGTTAAGAATAAATCTGTTGAGGTACTTGATTTGTATTTAAGGACAAGGGGTTTGGATCAGCTTTATAGTTTGCCACAGGTTATGTACTCGAACGCGTGTTTAAGGGAATTGAGTTTGTGTAATTGTAATCTTGTACCGAAAGAGGAGATTAATTGGCCTTTGCTTAGGGTTTTAGATATTAGGTATGCTAAATTGAAGAGAGATGTTGTTAGGAAGATTTGTTCTGGATGTCCTGTTTTGGAATCTCTCAAGTTTAGTATGTGTCGCGGGGTTGGTGATTTTGATATTGATTCGAAAAGTGTGAAGAAGTTGGTGATCAGTGGATATTGGGAAAAAGAACGtgaagatagtgatgacgatgatgatgatggtgatgatgatgctGAGCTGGTGATATATGCTTGGAATATTACTTCGCTggagattaggggctgttttcatAAAAAAATTCTTACTCTTCGGAATGTACAATCTCTAGTCGATGCTAAGCTAGATTTCTATAGGAAGACAGATGATTACGTAGGTGATGAAAGTGATTATGATACTGATGGGAATATGTTAAAAGATCTCCTTGTATCACTCCAGCATGTTGAAAAACTCTCCATTGGAACATGGTGTCTGCAGGTTTGATTGATACCTTCCTACTTCATTTAATCACAAAAAAATAGTGATTCTTAATTTATTTGCCAGTGTTTATACTTCTCTATTGTGATGATGTGAAAAATAATCtctataataaaaattaattGATAACATGATAAAAATGGTAAGGGACCTACTATCACAAGATAGATTACGCTCAATAGAGTAGAAAATCCACATGCTATCAGTGTTTATAGCTTAATCCTTTGCAATTGTCCTACTAATTTTATTATAAACTTTGTTACTGCACAATGCAAAGTGTATAATGCTGCATATAATATAGCAATGCCTTTATGGCTGTGTTACAAGTCTTCCTTCTGATTCAGAAGCATTATTCTCTATTAGTACTTTTACATTCCGGATCTCTGCAGTTATGGAGCGCCATCTTTCAAACATATAGGGATCTCCAAACAGCTCCTTCTTTTTTTGTCAGGACTTAAATATACTTGAATTATTGAATTTCTTGCAAATATCGTAATAAAATTAGAACTTCGATAATTCGTGAATTCTTATGAATGTGGCATGGTGGAGGACATATTTGGGGAGTTGGCAAATTACGTTTGTGAAGGGTTGCATCTATCTCAAAAAGAGGTCTGGGCTGCATTCTGTGCTTTAGGCTATGTGTTGCTGCAGTTGTCTCATCTATCATCCCCTTTCTCTGTTTTAACTGCTTCACCTCCCGCTTCCTTCTTCTCCCTAGTATTGCTGCTATTCCCTATTTTCGTTAGTTATCGGTATCCCTTTGAGGTAGTTGTTAGCTATTTCAGCTATACAAGTTCCCAGTTGCAAAGTCGTGTTGTGTGATTTATAGCTTTCACTACATGAACATTTGATGCATGCTAGGTTCTAGGAAAGACTGTTGACCCAAAGGGCTTGTCACGACCCACATCCCAAGACCCGTGATTGACTGGCACTTAACGAACATCTACCCATCAGATTTCATGCTCATATTCCAATCCATTCTTAAATCGGATAGCCATAAAGAAACATATCTCGTATTATAGCAGTGTCAGTCTGGTTTGCTTAGTGGGGTAGGTGCTCGCTAAGTGCCGGTCACGGCCCTTGGAATTTGGAACGTTCATGGCTAACAAAAAGAAGAGAGGAAAGGAAAACAGAAAAAAGAGGCACTTTAATTGCTTTGCGACCATGGTGATTTTGCTGGTTTACTGTGGGAAAGAACAAATCTTGATCAGGAATAGGGTCATGACTCATGAGACTGCTAGAAGGATTCCTGATCCAACAATGTTTTATTACTAGGGTCATTTGTGAAACATCTAGTCTGATTATCTTCTTAGATTACTAGCTTTAAGTTAAACCTTTTTGAATTAAATTAGTGAGCATATTCTCATTTAAAAGCTTAAATTGTTAGAAAgacaacactttttttttttttaaatttatgttATCTTCAACACGCTCCTTCACATGTGGGTATGATTCTTTGATGTTTGAACTCACATGACCCTCTTTGCTTGATACCTTGTTGAAATGTGTAACCATCCCTTCTCAAGTTTTTGTTAGAGAAAGGACATTTTTATttaaaccctcaggggttggcctggtggtaattggcttgagccttggggtttgctccctttcaaggtctcaagttcgaaacccactgggtgcaaacaatttttgagggccatcggactggggtaaaaccctgaattacctgtggtgcacttgcgggaaactccttgccgagggcctgtgcacccccgggattagtcggggctcaaagagacccggacacccggtgcttaatcaaaaaaaaaaaaaggacatttttatttacttaattgtatTTTCAACGCATAAACCTCTAACCTTATCTTCTGATAATTAATTGGCCTAGGTTCTTACTCTATTGGAGCTTAGAAACTCGTCATGCCCTCGGATGAGATGCAAATATTTGACTTTGAACACCCATATGACGAAATGGGAGCTTCCTGGGATATCAATCCTTCTACAAAGTTGTCCACAGGTCGAGATCTTGAACATAATCACGGACCCCTATTTCCCAGAGGTATGCACCCCTTCGTCTACTTGTTGCTTATATAGAGGCGAGTTTAAGATCTAGATTAATCAATGAGTTCAAAATGAGCGTGATCTAATTATATACATACATTTTATTATTTATGCATATGCATACATAGTTTTAGTCAGAAAACAGTGGGTTGAGTTAAACTCTTAGAACTCGTCCTAAATTTGCCTTTACTGCATGTTGTTAATTTACCTTTGGAATGTTATGTTGCAGTATCATTTTGGGTTGTCTTTTAAGCATTCTAATAACTTTTCTGGAGAAAATTACTGGATATCAAGACCTTGTTGGGTGCTGCATCTCAAGACTTTGAGAATTGAAGGCATCTGGATAGATGAGAATTACTATTTTGAGCACATCTTTTCGTTTCTGCAAGTTGTTCTAAAGAACGCAATGGTGCTTGTGAAAATCATCATTGATGGCTTCGAAGACGGAACATATAACAGCCTCATGCACTATAGAAGAGTTACAGAAAAGTTGCTGAGCTTTCCGAGGTCTTCAAGGGATGCTGTTATTTTGTTCTCTGGTTGAAAAGTAAGAGTAAATGTAACAATATGTGGTGTTAGTAATTACCAAAACGTGCTTCTGAAAGATAGTTGCTTTTTCTTTAGGCTCAATGCTCGTGtatttaagtgttttttttttggttagagTCAATTGAACTACGGCTCAAATCCATCTAGCCAGTGATAAATTTTAGTAGTATTCATTTGCAAATATTACACATTATTCTGCCTATTTCATTCGTATATTAGAGATTCGACTTTTGGGAAGATAATTTCCTATTCGTTTTAATTGTTTAGGAGTAAAAAGAAAGAAAGCAGTATCATCAACTAACATTAACATCGGAAAAGCGCCAGATTTGATTTGCTCCTGTACTCAAAACAATAAGTTATTTTTACTCTTCGTTAGACTTTTTTTTAGATATATTTGCCCTTCCCATCCAATTTTTGGATCATATGTCACCTAAATTTTCCTACATGCTATTTTTTTTTCGAATTAAATCTGGTCATCCATTTAACAGAATTTAAACCATCTGACCCACTAAATTCTAGAAATTTGCacatcttcatcttcttcttcaactgGTAGCTGAAATTCAACCAAAGACCACCTGAAATCTCACCTAAACAATCTCAAATTTTAGACATGAACTCCATGGTGTACCCAAACGATCCAAACTGACAAACCTCATTTTTTAGCTCGAAAATTTGCGAATTTTCTTCAATAGCGGACGAATTGTTTGAATACTATACTAATATATTGTGTTGCAGTTTTATTTGTCAAAGTTTTAAACTTCAGCATGAAAAAGTCGTTCTATATTTTAGTTAGGCGTGTTTTTGTTCAATTATTATATCTGCCTTAAAAAACTGACCATTTTTCAATTACATTAAGAATGAAAGCTAAATATTAATAAACGATCCAAAAGTTTACCATTAGGCAACTATTTTTATTTGGTTTTACGGCAGGCCTCAAGTAAGGACGAGTCCCATGATTTAGGCCTAAGATCAACCCTTTGAGTTATCATACTCACTGATCAATTGCTCTTGTTCACCATCCATAActcaataatatttataacccttttttgcgcggattgtgcttcatttagggtggtctttaatttttgcccttcaaattggtggtctttaattttcaccCTTCGCTTACTATGCCGAGGTCGTGGGTTCGAATCCcatcttagtaaaaaaaaaaaaaaaaatttgcaaggcagaatttcgCAAAGCAGAATTTGTAAATTTTGGGGAAATCTACATGGTGTGGCAAACTAGTGTAGGTAATTATATCTAGTAGCTATAGTTTGCACTAATTACTCATAGGTAAAAGTTGTATGTTAATGACACTTATTAGCTActtcctccttctcctcctctctctaacgttctcctcctctctctctctctctctctaacattTTGAGCCGCCGCCGGTCATCTTTTCCGGCGGAGCTCTACCGAAGCCCAATCAAACGaccgcctctctctctctctctctctctcttctcggATTTGTATGGATCTGTGTTGATTTTTTGGATATGTGTGTGATTTTTGTGTCTTCAACAGATGGTCAATCTACGCTAactttgttgttgttgagttCTATGTTTTTGCTGTTGGccgtggttgttgttgttgtttgtcgTCTCTCTCTCTTCTGATGACGACGACTTACAACTCCGCAACGGTCATAGCTGGATGGAAACAACCAGATCTGACCAGAATTTGGCcggaattttatttcttgtatttagttttgagtgtattcgttaattttatttcttgtatacaaatgaatacagtgaattttgaagtgtatacaaatgaatatagtgaaatttatttcttgtattcagttttttagtgtattcattaatttttttagtgcaaaattctgtgttttggggtgtattttgaaggattttttttttgtatacaatcGGTTTTaaatacaatgtaaaagtagctatagatgaatacatttgacatgaatacagttgagttgaatacatatgacttgaatacagtgaaaagaatttttgaaatttttttattcgttgtattcatgaatacagctaggCCGTTTTATGAATACAGTGAGCCATTTTTCGAATACAGCGGGGTAACTGTAGCTACgtaatgtaaatattgaaactgtaGCTATGACAAAATTTAAACccccaaagtgtagtcatttatgtaaaattctctaaattttgccttaaggcagaatgtGTAAATTCTACCTTTAAGGCCCCCGCTGAAATTCTGCCAGAAGgataaaagttaaagaccaccattttgagggacaaGAATTAAAGACCACCGCCGAAGGGCAATCTTGCCATAATGAATTTGATAGTCTTAAAAAAGGCTATAACTAGAATTCATTTGTATTAGGGctgggattttttttttgaaatataataaaataattaaacaatATAATGGAATATAATTGTGAGGGAATAGGAGGGACGAAGAAATTAGTGGCTTAGTTAGCAAATCAGTCTGTAAAATCCGGAGCCATgagaataaataactaaataattACCATGGatataaatatttaaaatatttactTGAATTTAatcaatcaatatatatatataataaagctaggaatagtcaatcctatgtggcacctctctatagctttcattcatatttttttttattttttttttggcattttcttctatttttttcgTATCTAACTTAATGGGAAATGCCTAAATGTCATTATTCAATAGAGGACTGTTAGATGTAAACTGAAAAGACTCATAAATTCTGTTATCAACTAGAAAGCCAAAAGTCTCCGCCCAGAAAATAAGAAAGAAGAGAACCTGTTGGGCTCATCCAATGCGTCTGTCACTTTTTGCTTCGTTTGGGAGTGGCAACATGGTTGAGAGGTAAACTATGATTTTTGTTTAAATCTATTGAAAATCTCAAATAATACATGTTTTGTTCAACAACAAAAAAGTTTTTGCTCATCCAGTAGCCAATAACACGTTCACATTTATATATCTATTTTGGTCGATTTGGGGTGTCATTTGTCTATCTGTTTTATTTCATCTCTTTGGGTTTGTATGGTTATGAATAATCCCTTGTGGGAGTACTATTTTCTTCTTAATATTCTTGTGTTTAATTCAATGACATATTTACAAGTAATAATTTACTTTAAGTGATCTGTACGTCCAGATTCGCTAATCACAATCACTTTTATAGAATCACAAGGCATTCTATCTTCACTTATTGAAAACTAAGAGAGGAAGATACCTTGCAGGAGCCGCCGCAAGCTCTGAATTTCATCGTCGAATTATTTCTTAATAGCACCAGTAGCAATGAAAGGGATCGAGCGATTGTGAGAAACGATTCTTCAAGAACCTGTGGTAGGACATTTTATTTCTTatattatgatgtgtgattgTACTGAATTTAAATATTGTTATTAGTAATGAGTACATTATTTACTTCTGTTCTTTTATGTTTTGACACATAATTAAGAGGTTATGGACTAATGGGTTTATGGctaatttttctttatttttggaaCCCCAGCATGCCGCTACATTAGATAACCTGTTCACTGTGCAATAACTCGGAAACTACACAGGAGATATAAGCCGTACGAGTAATATTGTTGAAAAGCCAAATCTTAACGAAAGATTTAAATCTACCTTCTTCAAAAGAGATTGGTTCTAACGAAGTAAGCATTTATTTTGTggttgacaatttttttttttggggggttggggggagCTCTCTTTATGTTGCTGATGACTTTGTCATCCTTTTAATTTGAAGTCAGGTTGGtccttcttttaaaaaaaaaattctttataaTTTTTGCTGATGACTTTGTCATCCTTTTAATTTGAAGTCAGGTTGGtccttctttttaaaaaaaaattctttataattttttttaaattatttttttggccTACAATATAATTACTTTGGATGTGATTATATTAacattatttttggttttttggtAATTCATTGATGTGTTTCAtatctgatttttgttttaacatAGGAATTGCTGTAATATTCT
Above is a genomic segment from Lycium barbarum isolate Lr01 chromosome 12, ASM1917538v2, whole genome shotgun sequence containing:
- the LOC132621803 gene encoding F-box protein At5g03100-like, yielding MSESSQDQQGVDYSALSPRYSPSSVSPYWISDQSNEQEYYYDSKRRRKTENPDRISALPDSLILQILSFLRMKEVIRTGILSKRWHLLWTSAHTLVFRYSGQSNHGVTQFVTFIDDTLLQCQPSKLNKFSVDFHYNTRFVRHVNKWMVFVKNKSVEVLDLYLRTRGLDQLYSLPQVMYSNACLRELSLCNCNLVPKEEINWPLLRVLDIRYAKLKRDVVRKICSGCPVLESLKFSMCRGVGDFDIDSKSVKKLVISGYWEKEREDSDDDDDDGDDDAELVIYAWNITSLEIRGCFHKKILTLRNVQSLVDAKLDFYRKTDDYVGDESDYDTDGNMLKDLLVSLQHVEKLSIGTWCLQVLTLLELRNSSCPRMRCKYLTLNTHMTKWELPGISILLQSCPQVEILNIITDPYFPEYHFGLSFKHSNNFSGENYWISRPCWVLHLKTLRIEGIWIDENYYFEHIFSFLQVVLKNAMVLVKIIIDGFEDGTYNSLMHYRRVTEKLLSFPRSSRDAVILFSG